The DNA segment TGAGACCGTGGTCCAGTTCGCCGGACGCCAGGATGCGGTCGGGAATCACGCCGACGGCGAGGACGGAGGACGGTGTCGGGAAGTGGCTCACGCGCTCCATCTCGGCGACCGAGACCGACGTCACGCGCGCAGGCGAGTCGGGCGTCGGGCCCGACCACTCCGGGGTGACGTAGAGTTCCGAGAGCGGCAGCCGGGCAGCGAGCAGTTCGGTGACAACCTTCTCACCCTCGACAACGAACAGGCCGAGATCTTCGCGGTGTTTCTTCTCGCGCAGGGAACGCAGACGCTGGATTTCGGCCTTGGTGAGCACGGGAGGAGCGTCGCCGGTTGGCGGCGGCGCCGCAAGCGGGCAGAAGGTCAGATGTCAGATGTCAGATGTCAGATGTCGGATGTCAGATGTCAGATGTCGGATGTCAGACGTCAGAGGCCGGACGCCGGATGCCAGAAGACTGAGGCCGGATGCCAGAAGACGGAAGCCCGAGGACGGAAGACGGAGGACGGAGGACGGATCGGTCCGATCCGTCGGATCAGCCGGATCGTGGCCTGGCGCAGGGGCTAGGCGCTGGGGGCTGGGGCGAGCTCGAGCACGGGGCGGCAGAAGGCGCCGGAGCAGCCGGGCCAGTTTAGCGGAAGGGCCCAGAACTTGACCGGGGCGGGCAAAGCAAAGGCGGCGGGCGGGAAATGGAGATCCTCGACGACCCACACGCCGGCGCCGAGGAGGACGGTGTGGGTCTCCTCGTTCTGCGGGCCGCTGCCCCCGATGGAGTAATGGTCGATCCCCACGCCGCGTATCCGGTGTTCGACGACCCAGCGCGCGGCATCGGGGGCAAGGAATGGTGAGTGGTGCAGCCATTCGGGCGTCTTGGCGCGCTTGTCGCCCCAGCCGGTCGCGAGCAGCACGATGTCGCCGGGCGAGACGCGCGGCAGCTTCGGCGCGAGCAGGGCGGCGGAAATGGGGGCGTTGGCCGCGATGCCGCGCAGGTCGACGATCCAGGCCGGCCCCACGAAGGTTTCGAGCGGCATCTGGTCGATGGACTTGCCCCCCGCGATCTTGTGCAGCGGCGCGTCGAGGTGACTGCCGGTGTGCGTGGCCATGGCGATCTCCTCCATGCGCCAGCCGTCCTGCGGATGATCGGCGGTGCGCCGGAACGAGACCGGCACATGCACCGGGCAGTTCGGCGCGGCATCATAGAGCGGCTGGGAGAGGTCGAGGAGCATGGAGGAAGGGAATGAGGGAAGATGGGAGTGAGGGAATGAGGGCAAAAGCGGGGCCGGAAGGGCGAAGTGACGGAGGGGGGCGATTCAGGATCTTTCTCTTTATCTTACTCGTCCTCTTTCTCTCAGCGACGTCGGCCTATCGACTGGCCCACCGTCACCCTCGCGGTTTCATTTTTCCGCCTTGGCCGGCTTGAATTTGAAGGTGGCTTGGGTGCGGACGACGACAGGCTTTCCCTTGCTCTTGGGCGGCTCGTACCACCAGGCGCTCACGGCCTGCACGCCGGCGTAGCCGAACGACGGGGCGGTGGCGCTGACGATGCGCGGCAGGAAGACGTGGCCCTCCTCGTCGACGAGAAACTCCACGACGGCCTCGCCTTCCTGATTGGCGAGTTCCGCGGTCACCGGCCGTTTCGGGCCCGAGCGGGAAATTTGCTTCAGCGGCTCGTCGAGCGCCTCCGGGGACACGATGCGCTCGGGCCGGTTCTTCTCGAGCTTGAGGAGGGCATCGGTGTCCTCGTCGCGGTACTCATCACGGTTGAACGCCTGCTCGAACTTCAGCATGTGCGGGACCGGTTTGCCGTTCAGGCGCGCGGGCTCGAAGTCGAACCGCTCGAGGGCCGCCGCCGTGGCCAGCCCGAACTCGGGGACACTGGCCGCAACGACCTTTACGTCGGTGACCGTGCCGCGCGCGTCGATGAGCGCAACGACCGTCGCGCTGCCCTCGGTGCGGCCGAGACGGAGTGCATAGGGATACACCGGAAGCTGCACGTTGCGGAGCTTTGGGGCCGTGTCGTAGCGGAATTCCGGCGGCAGCTTCGACTGGTCCTTGATGACCGGAATAACGAAGGCCTCCCGGCCGCGATTAAGGGTGAACTGAATGGGGACCCGGATGCGTGACTTGACCGCTTTCCCTGCGCGCTCGGCGGGCCGGAATGTCCACTCACGTACCGCGGCCAGCGCAGGTCGGTTGAAGGCGGGATTGGTGGAGGAGCGAACGGTGGCGCGTTCGACCTTGCCAGACTCGCTCACCACGAAATCGACGGTGACCGTCCCTTCGAAGCCGTACCGGCGCATCGCGGCGGGATATCTTGGCGGCATACGGGTCAGCGGCTTGGCCGGGGTGGTCAGTGCCCACGGCGCGCTGGGCGGCGGCAGGCAGACAACCTTCATTTTCAGCTCGGCGGGGATGGGCGTGCCATTGTTGCGCGCGGGGGCAAACCGCCAGGACTTCACCGCCTGTTCAATCACGGTGGCGGCCTCGTCCTCGACGTTGTCCGGCAACTTCACCGTCGTGACGCTGCCGTTGGGGTCGACGGCGAGGGTGACGGCGACCTGCGCCTGGGGTTCGTTGCCGGCGGTCGGGTGTACCCGCGGAAACGCCGGGGTGACACTCAGGAGCCGGGGGGTGGCGGTGGGAGCATTTTCGACCGCGGAAACGGGGTTGAAGATGACCGCGAACCAGATGTTGCCGCCCACCTTTTTCCCGGCGCGCCGGGCGGGTGAGAACTGCCACTCGGACAGCCGTTCGCCGGCGGCGTCGCCAAACGCGCCATGGGTCGCGGCCACGACGGAGGTGCCGGTGCTTTTGCCATCGGCCGTGAGCTCACGGCGCACGATCGTGTAGCCCGGTACGGTGGTTCCGAGTGCCTTGGCCGGGTACTCCAGAATGAAGGGGGCCTTGGGCGCCGGCATCTCGTCGGGCGCCGGGTCGGCACTGTACCAGACGGGACTGGTGACGAAAGCGTCTTGGGCGCGGAGGGCGGGGCTGAGCAGCGTGGCGCAGAGCGCGAGGACAACGGGGAGGCGACGAGGCTTCATGGGGTGGCGTGCCGGCGCAAAGCGAGGTGGCGCGAGCACTTTGTGCAACGGGATGCCCAACTGCTTTGGCGTTGGCAAGCCGCGGAGCGGTCGTAGGCAACCAACCCCTCGAATTGGGACATTCGCCGCGGACGTCGTCGCCGCGTCTCCGTCCCATGTGGGTCCGGCGCAATGGGTGCAATCGGCCAGGAGCGCTGATGACCCAATCCCGCCGCGAGCGGGAGCTACTTCTTCGACTCGTCGACGACGACGAACCGCGTGCCGCCGGCGCGCCAGATCAGGATCATGACCTTGGGGCCCTTGATCTGCTCGCTGAGCTTAACGGCCTCGTCGGCGTTGCGGGTCGGCTTGCGGTCGAGCTCCAGAATGACGTCGCCCTCGCGCAGGCCCTGTTTGGCGGACGGGCTGTCGGGATCGATTTTCGTGATCAGGGCGCCCTTGATTCGCGCCGGGATCTGCAGCTCGTCGCGCATCTCGGGGGTGATGTCGCCGACGGTCACGCCGTTGAGCACGCCGTCGTCACTGGCTTCGGCGTCGTTGTCCTCGTCGCCACCGGTGCTGCCCGCGAGCCGGTTGGGGCGCAGGCCGAGCTTGGCGCGGACCTGGGCAGGCTTGCCGTCGCGCAGGTAGTCGACGGTGACCTCGGTGCCGGGTGCGAACTGGGTGACCTGGAGCTGGAGGTGGCGTTGGTCGCGGATCTCCACGCCGTTGACCTTGGTGATCACGTCGCCGGCCTTCAGGCCGACCTTCTCCGCGGGACTGTCGGCGCTGACCTCGGTCACGAGGGCGCCGCGCTCGGCGCCGAACGAGGCAGCGATGTCCTCGGTGAGATCTTGGGTGGAGACGCCGAGGAAGCCGCGTTCGACGCGGCCCTTGGTGACGATCTGTTCGGCGACGAAGCGGACGAGGTTGGCGGGAATGGCAAAGCCCACGCCGTTGAACCCGCCGCTACTGCTGAGGATGGCGGTGTTGATGCCGACGACGCGGCCGTCGCTGTCGATCAGCGCGCCGCCGGAGTTGCCGGGGTTGATGGCGGCATCGGTCTGGATGAAGTCCTCGAGTTGCTCGATCCCGAGCTGGCCGCGGCTGAGCGCGCTGACGATGCCGCGGCTAACGGACTGCCCGATGCCGAACGGATTGCCGATCGCGAGCACGACGTCGCCCACCTGCAGTTGGTCGCTGTCGCCGAACACGGCGGGCGCGAGCGGGGCGACCGGCTCGATCTTGAGGACGGCGATGTCGGCGAGCGCATCGCGGCCGATGACCTTGGCGACCTGCTTTTTGGTCGACTCGCCAATGGAGACCTCGACCTCGTCGGCGCCGGAGATCACGTGGTTGTTGGTGAGGATGTAGCCGTCGGCGGAGACGACGACGCCGGAGCCCAGACCGCGCTCGACGCGGTCCGGCATGCGACCGCTGCGCCCCTGGCGGTGACCGGGGATGTCGAAGAAGCGGCGGAACATCGGGTCGTTGAGAAACCCGGAGAGATCCTGGCCC comes from the Opitutus sp. ER46 genome and includes:
- a CDS encoding cyclase family protein — its product is MLLDLSQPLYDAAPNCPVHVPVSFRRTADHPQDGWRMEEIAMATHTGSHLDAPLHKIAGGKSIDQMPLETFVGPAWIVDLRGIAANAPISAALLAPKLPRVSPGDIVLLATGWGDKRAKTPEWLHHSPFLAPDAARWVVEHRIRGVGIDHYSIGGSGPQNEETHTVLLGAGVWVVEDLHFPPAAFALPAPVKFWALPLNWPGCSGAFCRPVLELAPAPSA
- a CDS encoding TonB family protein, which codes for MKPRRLPVVLALCATLLSPALRAQDAFVTSPVWYSADPAPDEMPAPKAPFILEYPAKALGTTVPGYTIVRRELTADGKSTGTSVVAATHGAFGDAAGERLSEWQFSPARRAGKKVGGNIWFAVIFNPVSAVENAPTATPRLLSVTPAFPRVHPTAGNEPQAQVAVTLAVDPNGSVTTVKLPDNVEDEAATVIEQAVKSWRFAPARNNGTPIPAELKMKVVCLPPPSAPWALTTPAKPLTRMPPRYPAAMRRYGFEGTVTVDFVVSESGKVERATVRSSTNPAFNRPALAAVREWTFRPAERAGKAVKSRIRVPIQFTLNRGREAFVIPVIKDQSKLPPEFRYDTAPKLRNVQLPVYPYALRLGRTEGSATVVALIDARGTVTDVKVVAASVPEFGLATAAALERFDFEPARLNGKPVPHMLKFEQAFNRDEYRDEDTDALLKLEKNRPERIVSPEALDEPLKQISRSGPKRPVTAELANQEGEAVVEFLVDEEGHVFLPRIVSATAPSFGYAGVQAVSAWWYEPPKSKGKPVVVRTQATFKFKPAKAEK
- a CDS encoding Do family serine endopeptidase translates to MHPFSRRSSPRLLLALAFTLLPLSRALAGDALIDNKRNAKDQPAASERVQPQEGALAPGKTVVPDEPSLRKGDAKKPAKGEPADSAADLAKRAPLRLVIDPKPINRDAPDRVSYAPVVRRTAASVVFVYSKKTVKGQDLSGFLNDPMFRRFFDIPGHRQGRSGRMPDRVERGLGSGVVVSADGYILTNNHVISGADEVEVSIGESTKKQVAKVIGRDALADIAVLKIEPVAPLAPAVFGDSDQLQVGDVVLAIGNPFGIGQSVSRGIVSALSRGQLGIEQLEDFIQTDAAINPGNSGGALIDSDGRVVGINTAILSSSGGFNGVGFAIPANLVRFVAEQIVTKGRVERGFLGVSTQDLTEDIAASFGAERGALVTEVSADSPAEKVGLKAGDVITKVNGVEIRDQRHLQLQVTQFAPGTEVTVDYLRDGKPAQVRAKLGLRPNRLAGSTGGDEDNDAEASDDGVLNGVTVGDITPEMRDELQIPARIKGALITKIDPDSPSAKQGLREGDVILELDRKPTRNADEAVKLSEQIKGPKVMILIWRAGGTRFVVVDESKK